The following nucleotide sequence is from Trueperaceae bacterium.
CGCGGGCCGCGCGGGGTGCGGGCGCCGCCTGACGCGCAGCCGCCGTCAGGCCTGCGCCGCGGCGGCCTCCTCGTCGAGCGCGGTGAGGAGCCGGTCGACGTCCCCGGCGTCGGAGTAGTGCAGGAGGCTGGCGCGCACCACGCCGTCGGGCCGGTTCAGGTGCACGCGGGCGAGGCGTTCGGCGTAGGCGTGCCCGGCGGTCACGGCGATCGACCGACGCCCGAGGCGGGCAGCGACGTCCGCCGCGTCGGCCCACGGCACCGTGAAGGCGACCGTCGCCGTCCGGCCGTCGACGCCGGGCCGCCCGACCCGCACCGCCCCGCGTGCGTCGAGCCCCTCGAGAAGCCGCCCGCACAGGGCGGTCTCGTGCGCCTGAATCGCGGCGAACGCCGCCGCCCACCGCGCGCGGTCCGGAGCGTCCGCGGCCGCCCCCGCGAGCTCCCCGATCCACGCGAGGTGATCGAGCGCCGCCCCGAACGCCACGATCGCCTCGTGGTTCTGCGTGCCCGGCTCCCAGCGCAGCGGGCCGGCGGGGAGGAACGCCAACCCCCAATCGGCGAGCTCCGCCCGCCAGTCGGCGGCGATCCACAACGCCCCGAGGTGCGGTGCGACGACCTTGTAGGGACTGAACGCGACGGCGTCGGCGCCCCACGCCGCGGCGTCCGGGAGGCGGTGGGGGGCGTAGTGCACCGCGTCCACCACCAGGCGCGCGTCGCGCCCCTCGAGCCACGCGCCGACCTCGGCGACCGGCGCGTACGTCCCGATCAGGTTGCTGGCGGCGGTCATCGCCACGACCCGCACCCGCGCGTCCCAGAGCGCCGCGAGGTCGTCGAGATGCAGGGTGCCCTCGGCGTCGGGCGCCCACGTGCGGACCTCCACCCCGCGGCGCGCCAGACGCCGCCACGGATCGACGTTCGCGTGGTGATCGAGCCCCGTCACGATCACGACGTCGCCCGCCTCGAGGCCGTCGGCGACCGCTTCGGCGAGGAGGAACAGCAAGGTCGTCGCGTTCGCCCCGAACGCGACGCCGTCCGCGTCGCCGTGCACCCCGAGGAACGCCGCGGTGCGGGCCCGCACCGCCTCCTTCGCGTCCGTGACGCGCATCGAGGCGGGGTAGGCGCCGCCCTTGTTGACCTGCAGGGTCCGCATCGCGTCGTTCATCGCGTCCAGGACCCGTTCGGGAAGCTGCGCGCCGGAGGCGTTGTCGAGGAACGTGGTGTCGCCGCGCACGACGGCGGGGAACGCGGCGCGGACGGCGTCGAAGGGCACCTGCTGGGGTCGCGTCATGCACGGAGGGTACCCCGCGCGCTGGTAGCCTCCCCGCGAGGAGGTTCGCGATGTACGACGCCGAAGGCGAGCACGACGGAACGCCATGCCCGGCGTGCGGACGCACGGGCACGATCCGCTGGCACTTCGCGGAGGGCTTCGACGAGCTCGAGTGCCCCGCGTGCGGCTACCGAAGCGACGACGCCGACCTCATGGACTTGACGCGCGCCGCCCTGGACGTCCTCGAACGCGACGACGAGGAGACCGCGCCACCCCCGCGCGGTGACGCGTTGCGCGCCTGACCCGCGAGCGCTACGCTGCGGGCACGCGAAGCGTGGAAGGAGCGGACATGGACCCCGCGCGCGACCCCACCCCCACCCTGGATCCGGACGTCACGGTCGACATGGTGCTCGGGAGCGACGACATCCTCCGCGGCCTGAAGCACTACCGGCGGATCGCGAAGCAGGACCTGCTGCGCGCCGACGCGACCGAGGACCCCGACGCGTTCCGGCGGCACGCCGAAGCGCGCCGCGAGGTGTACGCCGAGCTGGCCGACCTGGCGTCGGCCCACCCGCCGGAGGCGGTCGCGAAGGCGGCGCTCGCGCGGTACGCGGCGTTGCCGTTCGTGACCGGCAGCGAGGCGCACGAACACGTCGCCGTGAAGGGCGCGGAGAACGCGCTCGAAAACTTCTTCCTGATGATCGGTCTCGCTCCGAAGGTCCGCCGCGAGGTACGCAGCCGGCGGCCGTCCACGCCACCCTCCGACGCGGACGCCTGACGCGGCGGCCGGGCGGCGGGGGCGTGGTAGAACGTCGCGCATGACGTTGGACGACGTCGCCCGCGCGGCGACCGAGAAACCCGCCGCCCTGCACGACCTCTCCGACCACGTGGTGTTCGGCGAAGGGCCCCCGGACGCCGACCTGATGATCGTGGGCGAAGCGCCCGGCGAGGACGAGGACCTGAGCGGTCGACCGTTCGTCGGCCGCGCCGGGCAACTGCTCGACAAGATCCTCGCCAGCGTCGACCTGGCCCGCGAAGAGGTGTACGTCACGAACCTCGTGAAGCGCCGACCGCCGGAGAACCGCAACCCGAGCCGCGAGGAGATCGCGGCGTCCGCGCCGCTGCTCGTGGACCAGATCAAGGTGATTCGGCCGCGCCTGATCGCGCCGCTCGGGAACGTCCCCACCCGCTGGTTCCTCGAGACGCAGGAGGGCATCACGACCCTCCACGGCACCTGGCACGACTGGAACGGCCTGCGCGTCATGCCGCTCTACCACCCGGCCTACCTGCTGCGGAACCCGAGTCGCGAGAAGGGGGGCGCGAAGTGGCGGATGTGGGAGGCGATGCAGACCCTCGTCGCCGCGCTCCGCACCCTGCCGGACGCCCGCGACCCCGTCGCGATCGACACCGCGAAACAACCGGAGTTGTTCTGAGGTGGCCGACCCCCGCTTCATCGGGCTCGTCCACAGCCTCCTCAGCTCCGCGCAGGCGGCGGTCGGGGAGCCCCACAGCCCCATGCACCGCCACCTCGAGCGCGACGGCGTGCACGCCCGCCGCACCGCGACGCGGAGCCTCGGCCTGCTCGAGCTGCTCGCGGAGAAGACGGCGGGCAACCTCGACGAGACCGAACGCGCGGCGTTGCACGATGCGCTCACGCGCGTCCGGGAGGCGTTGGCCGCCGTCGACCCGGACGGCGCGACGCGCGACGGGGAGGTCGAACTGCCGACGATCCTGCCCGGGATCCGCGACGAATGACGCGCCCAAGCGCGCGCACGGGGGGCGGCCGGTGAGGGCGGTCGTGCAACGCGCACGCGACGCGTCGGTCGCGGTGGACGGCGTCCCGGTCGGCGCGATCGAGCGGGGCCTGGTGGTCCTGGTGGGCGTCGCACGGGGCGACGGCGACGAGGACGTCGCGAAGCTCGCGGCGAAGCTCGCGGGCCTGCGCATCTTCGACGACGACGCGGGCCGCATGAACCTCGACGTCGCCGCGGTCGGCGGAGCGGTGCTCCTCGTCAGCCAGTTCACGCTGCAGGCCGACACCCGCAGCGGGACGCGGCCCGGCTTCTCCCCCGCCGCGCCGCCCGAGGCGGCCGAACCCCTCTACGCGGCGCTCGCCGACGCCCTCCGGGCGCGCGGCCTCCCGGTGGAGACCGGGCGGTTCGGTGCGGCGATGGAGGTGCGCCTCGTGAACGAGGGGCCCGTGACGATCTGGCTCGATACGCGCGAGCGGATGGGGGCCCCCGCATGGACGTGACCTTCGCGCTGTTGAACGTCGCGACGCTGCCCTGGTGGGCGTCGATGCTGTTGTTCCCCCGCACCCCGGCGACCGTCCGGATGGTGACGTCGGTCTGGCCGTTCGTGGGGTTCGCCGCGGCGTACGCCGCGCTGCTCCTCGCGACCCTCGCGGGGGGCGGGGCGCCCGCCTCGCTGGAGGCGTCCGCCCTCGCCCGGACGCTGGCGAGCCCCGCGGGGTTCCTGACGGTCTGGGCGCACGTCCTGGCGCTCGACCTGTTCGCCGGCACGTGGATCTTTCGCGACGCGCGGTACTACGGGCGTCTGCCCCGCGTCGAGCTGCTGCTCACCTGGTTCGCGGGGCCGTTGGGCCTCGGGCTGTACCTGTGGCGGCGCCGCACCTGGCGTGGACCGGGCGGCGCTCGGGTGGTGAACTGAGCGGCGCCGCCGCTCAGCCCTCCGCCAGCGCCCGCCCCGTCGGCAGCGACGTCGCGCCCTCGAAGGCGTTGACCTCTTCGATGAAGCGCCGGAACAGGTAGTTCGCGTCGTGCGGTCCGGGGCTCGCCTCCGGGTGGTACTGGACGCTGAACACCGGGTAGCGGACGTGCGCCATGCCCTCGAGCGTCCCGTCGTTGAGGTTGAGGTGCGTCGCGCGGAACTGGTTCCCGGGGATCGTGTCGACGTCCACGGCGTAGTTGTGGTTCTGGCTGGTGATCTCCACCTCGCCCGTCACGACGTTCTTCACGGGCGTGTTGGCGCCGTGGTGCCCGTGCCGGAGCTTGTACGTCGTCCCACCGACCGCGAGGCCGAGGAGTTGGTGCCCCATGCAGATCCCGTAGGTCGGCACGAGCCCCAGCATCTGCCAGACGGTGTCGTGCGCGTACTTCGGGCCGTCGGGGTCGCCGGGCCCGTTGCTGAGCACGAGACCGTACGGGTCGAGCGCCATGATCTGGGCGGGCGTCGTCTGCGCCGGCACGACGATGACCTCCGCGCCGGCCTGCTCGAGCTTGTAGACGATCGAGTGCTTGATGCCGAAATCGATGACGACGACGCGGGGCGTCTCCCGGAACGAGGGGCGGGCGTACGGCAGCGGGGTGGTGACCTCCGGCGTCATGTCGCGCCCGTCGATGTCCTCGTGCGCCGCGGCGCGCGCGACGAGGGCGGCCGCCTCGTCGTCGTCGACCGCGCCGTGGTGGATGACGCCCTTCACGACCCCGCCGGTCCGCAGGCGGCGCGTCAGCGCGCGGGTGTCGATCCCCTCGATCCCGACGATGGCGTGCTGCTCCATGAAGCTCTGCAGGTCCTGGTGGGCGCGGTGGTTGCTGGCGGTCCGCGAGAACTCGCGGACGACGAACCCCCGCGCGAACGGGCGGTTGGACTCCATGTCGTACACCGACACCCCGTAGTTGCCGATGTGGGGGTACGTCATCGTCACGATCTGACCGTGGTAGCTCGGGTCGGTCAGGATCTCCTGGTACCCCGTCATGGAGGTGTTGAACACGATCTCGCCGACCGTGTCCCCCGGTACGCCGAAGGCGTACCCGCGGTACAGGGTGCCGTCCTCGAGGGCGAGGACGGCGGGGGGCTTGTTCAGCAGCGCCATGCCACCTCCTGAGGCGGCATGCTAGCACCCCGGCCCGAGGGCGCCGTGCCCCGCGGGACGAACCGCGCGCCGCGATTCGCTATGGTGCCGCCGGGAGGTGCCCCGTGTCCGACGCATCGGACGGCCTGGTGCTGCACCACGTCAGCGTGCACGGCCTCATCCGTGGTCACGATCTGGAACTGGGGCGCGACGCCGACACCGGCGGGCAGACGACGTACGTCGTCGAACTCGCTCGGGCGCTCGGCCGCCACGAACGCGTGGCGAAGGTCGTGCTGTTCACCCGCCTCGTCGACGACGAACGCGTCTCCGACGAGTACGCCGCCCCGCACGAGACGCTCGGGCCGGGCGCGTCGCTGGTCCGCATCCGGGCCGGCGGCGGCCGCTACCGCCGCAAGGAGACCCTCTGGCCACACCTCGACGCGTTCGTGGCCGGCCTGATGCGGTACTACCGGGAGACCGGCGAGACGCCCGACCTGATCCACGGCCACTACGCCGACGCGGGCTTCGTCGCCAAGGAGGTCGCCGCACGGCTCGGCGTGCCACTGATCTTCACGGGGCACAGCCTGGGGCGCAACAAACGCCGGGTGCTGCAGCGCGCCGGCGTCGACGACGACGCGATCGAGGCGCGCTACCACGTCCGCCACCGCGTCGAGGTCGAGGAGGACCTCCTGCGCAGCGCCGACCGGGTGGTCGCCAGCACCCGCCACGAGGTGGAGCACGGCTACGAACTCTACGAGGCGCACCAGCACGCCGACTACCTGGTGCTTCCACCCGGCACCGACGTCGAGCGGTTCTACCCCTGGACGTACGACGTCGACGAGTCGATCGACCCGGGACCGGAGATCGTCGAGGCGCGCGTCCGGATGCGCCGCGAGTTGGACCGCTTCCTGAGCGACCCCTCGAAGCCGCTCATCCTGGCGATCAGTCGGCCCGACAAACGCAAGAACATCGACGGGCTCGTCGACGCGTACGGCACGAACAAGGAGCTGCAGAGCCTCGCGAACCTGGCGATCTTCGCCGGCGTGCGCAAGGACATCGAAACGATGAGCGACAACGAGCGCGAGGTCCTCACCGACCTGCTTCTGCGCATGGACCGCTACGACCTGTACGGCAAGCTGGCGCTGCCGAAGCGCCACGATCCCGACACCGACATCCCGGTCCTCTACCGCCTCGCGGCCCAAACGCGGGGCGTGTTCATCAACCCCGCCCTCGTCGAGAACTTCGGCATCACGCTGATCGAGGCGTCCGCGTCCGGCCTTCCGGTGGTCTCCACCGATCACGGCGGCCCGAAGGAGATCCTGGCGCACTGCGCGTCCGGTCTGCTCGTCGACGCGCGCGACACCGAAGCGATCCAGCGGGCGCTCACGTCGATCCTCGTCGACGAGGAGGCCTGGGACCGCTACAGCCGCGCGGGCGTGGAGGGGGTGCGCGAGCACTACAGTTGGCGGGCGCACGTCTCGACCTACCTCGACGCCGTCGCTCCGCTCGCCGACGCGCCGCCCGAGGTGCCGTGGCGCGGCGCGGTCGGTCGCGACCTGCTGGCCGCCGACGCGCTGCTCGTGAGCGACATCGACGGCACCCTGATCGGTGGGGACGACGACGCCGCCGCCCTCGCCGAGCTCACCGACGCGCTCGCGGCGAACGGCGTCGCCTTCGCGGTCGCGTCGGGACGCCGCCTCGAGCTCGTGGAGGCCGCGATCGCCGACGGCCTCCCCGACCCGCTCGCGCTCGTCACGGACGTCGGCAGCGACGTGTTCTACGGCCCCGAGCGACGACCCGACCCGGGCTACCGGCGGCGGATCACCCGGGATTGGGACGCGGACGCGGTCCGCGCCGCCCTGCTCGAGGACGGCCTGACGCCGCAGGAGGACGCCGCGCAGACGCCGCGCAAGGTCAGTTTCCTGCTGGACGACCCAGGCCGCCTGCCCGAGGTGCGCGCCGCGCTCGACGCGCGCGGGCTGAAGGCGCGGTTGATCGCGTCGCACGGCGCGTACCTCGACGCCCTGCCCGAGCGGGCGGGGAAGGACGCCGCCGTGCGTTGGTTGGCGGAGACGTGGGGGTTCGATCCGAAACGGATCGTGGTGGCGGGCGACAGCGGCAACGACGAAGCGATGCTGAGCGCGAAAACGCCGGCGATCGTCGTCGGGAACCACCACGGGGAGCTCGCGCACCTGCGGGGCCGGCGCGGCATCCGCTTCGCCCGCGCGACGCACGCCGCCGGCGTCCTCGAGGGGTTGCGGGCGCTCGGCTTCGTGCGCTGACGCCGCGTCAGGCGGGCAGGGTGGCGTCCGTCGCGACCGTGTGCGGCGCGACGCGCGCGCCGGGCGCCACGGTGCAGCCGGCGAGGTACGCCCCCGCCCCGACGTGCGCGCCCGCCCCGACGCGCGTCCCGCGCTCCAGCACGACGCCGGGCTCCAGCACCACGTCGGGCGCCAACGCGACGTCGTCGTGCAGGAACGTCGTGCCGGGCGCCCGGAAGGTGACGCCGGCCGTCATCCAGCGCCGCGCGAGGCGCGCTTGGGCGATCGCTTCGAGGCGCGCGAGGTCGCGCCGGTCGTTGGCGGCCGCCGCGTCGTCGGGATCGGCGAGCGGGGCGGCGCGGACCGGCGCGCCGTCCGCGACGCTGGCGGCGGCGAGGTCGGTCAGGTAGACCTCCCCCTGCGCGTTGTCCGCCCCGAGCGCCGCGAGGCGCGGCCACACGTCGGGCCCGAGCACGTAGGTGCCGGCGTTCGTCTCCCGCACGGCGCGGGTGGCGGCGTCCGCGTCGGCCTCCTCCACGATCCGCGCGACGCCGCCGTCGGCGTCCCGGACGATGCGCCCCAAGCCGCTCGGGTCGCTCGGAAACGCGGTCGCGACCGTCACGCCCGCCCCGGGCGCCGCGCCGCCGGCGTGGACGCGCGCGAGGTCGTCGAGGGTCTCGGGACGCACGAGCGGCCCGTCGCCGTTCAGGACGAACGTCGCGGCGCCCGCCTCGACGGCGTCCGCCACCGCGTCGCGCGCGGCGGCGAGGGCGTCCCCCGTCCCGCGGGGCTGGGCCTGCCGAACGAAGCGGACGTCCTCGTGCGCGAGGGCGGCCCGGACGTCCGCCTCGCCCGCCCCGACGACCACGACGACGTCGCCGACGCCGGCGCCGTGCGCGGCGCGGACGACGTGCCCGACCATCGCGCGGCCGGCCACCTCGTGCACGACCTTCGGGCGTTCGGAGCGCATGCGCGTCCCCTGCCCCGCGGCCAGGATCACCGCGACGGAGGCGCCCGCGATCACCGTTTCGCGCGCTGGGTCAGGCGTTCGCGGCGGGGGCCGGCGTCGGGATCCATCCGCACCAACGCGTACGCGGCGACGAGGATCAGGGGGACCGACACGAGCTGCGTGAGGGTGAACAGCCCGACGCCGGCCGACGCGTTCTCGACCACCGGCAGGAACAGCGGGTTGTCGCGGAACGGTTCCTCGATGACGCTGCGCAGCAGCGAGTAGCCGAGCACGAAGACCGCGAACACGAACCCGGGGGTGCGGCTGCGGCGGAACGCCCACGCCAACAGCGGGATCAACGCCACACCGACGAGGGCGCCGTAGATCGGCGTGAGGTGCACCATGCACGCCTCCCCCGCCGGGACGTTCGCGCAGACGGGCGGTGCGTACGCCCACAGGTCGTCCCCGAAGATCACGCGCCCGACCGCACCGAACGTTTCGGTGCCGCGTTCGGGCCACGCGACGCCGATCGGCCACTCCGTCAGGCGCCCCCCGGTGTCGGTCCCGTTCATGACGTTGCCGATCCGCCCCCCGATGATCCCGAACGCGCCGATCGGCGTCAGGACGTCCAGCACCGACCAGGGCCGAAGTCCGCGCCGGGGGCCCAGCACGAACACGGCGAGGGCGATGCCGATCACGCCCCCGTGGATGCTGATGCCGCCCTGCCAGATGGCGAACGCCGACGCCGGGTCGCCGCCGGGCCCGAAGAACGGCCCCGGGCTGGTGAGGACGAACACCAGGCGCGCGCCGACGAGGCCGGCGACGACGAGCCACGGCGCCAAATCGAGGAGGGCGTCGGCGTTCATGTCGCGGCGGCGCGCTTCGCGGAGGCTCCACGTCGAGCCGATCAGCACGCCCGCGACGATCAACAGCCCGTACCAACGCAGCGCCAGGGGCCCCAGTTCCAGGAGAATCGGATCCATCGAAACCTCGCTTCCGTCTCGCGGGCCCAAGCCTAGCCCACATCGAACCGCGACTCACGCCAGGGCCGGCACCATCACGACCGCCATCGCGACGAGCACGAGCGCCTTCGCGACGACGCCGCCGACCGTCCCGGCGAACGCGCCGATCCCGGCGCGGACGGCGTCGCGGCCCGAGCGCCCGGCGAGGACCTCCGCGGCGACCGCGCCGACCAGCGCGCCGACGAGGAACCCGAGGGGCGGGAACGCGAGCAGGCCGACGAGCGACCCGACGACGCCGCCCCAGAAGCCGGCGCGGCCCGCCCCCCCGAGCTTCGCGCCGACCGCGCCGGCGATCAGGTCGACGGCCTGCGCGACGACCGCCAACGCCGCCACCCACACGAGCGGCGCGACGCCGACGACCTCGAACCCGCGGATCCAGGCGGCGGCGAGCGCCCCGACGGCGACGAGCGGCACGCCGGGCAGGACGGGGAGGATCACGCCGGCCAACCCCACGAGGAGCGCGACGGCGAACACCGCGTACGCCAGAACGACCGCGGCGCTCACGCGTGCCAGCCGCCGGGGTCGCCGCGACCTTCGCCGCGCAGGACGTCCAGGGCGTGCGGTAGGACCGGAAGGACCGCCTCGAGCGACTCCCGCGCGCCCTTGACGCTGCCGGGGAGGTTCACGATCAACGTGCCGCCCCGGACGCCGACCACCGCGCGCGACAGGGCCGCCTTCGGGGTCGCCTGCATCCCGACGGCCCGCATGCGTTCGGCGAGGCCGGGCACCTCGCGGTCCAGCACGTCGCGGGTCGCTTCCGGCGTGCGGTCGCGGGCGGCGAGGCCGGTCCCGCCGATCGTGAGGACGAGGTCGGCGTCGCCGCCGTCGCACCACAACCGCAGGCGCGCCCGCAGGCGGGGGCGTTCGTCGGGCAGCAGTTCGTAGCCGACCTCCTCGAACGGTGCGCCGTCGAGGGCGGCGCGGACGGCGTCGGCGGCGGTGTCCTCCCGTTCGCCGGCCGCGCCCTTGTCGGAGAGGGTCAACAGGACCGTGCGGTACATCGACGGCCAGGGTACCCCGCGGCCGCGCCACGGTCCGCTGCGGTAGGGTGCGGCCGCGTTCCGCGGCGCGGCCCCGTCGAGGGGCGGGCGCCGGCGCCCGCGCCGCGTGCGCGGGACACCCCCTCCAGGAGGCATGCGGTGAAGATCCACGAGTACCAAGCGAAACGCCTGATGGCCGAGCGCGGCCTCGCGGTCCCCGAGGGCCGCGTCGCGACGACGCCGGAGGAGGCGGTCGCGGCGGTCGGTCCGCTCGTCGAGGCGGGCGGCTCCAGCGTCGTCGTCGTCAAGTCCCAAATCCACGCCGGCGGGCGCGGCAAGGGCCGCTTCCTCGAGCACCCCGACGTCGCCGGCGTCAACGTCGTCACCGACGGCATCGAGGGGGGCGTCCCGTCGGCCGAGGCGAAGGTCCGCGCGTTGGCGGAGACGATGCTCGGCTCGACGCTGGTGACGGTGCAGACCGGCGAGGCCGGCACGCCCGTCCGGCGCCTGTACGTCGAGCAGGGCGTCGCCATCGCCCGGGAGCTGTACCTCTCGGTCCTCCTCGACCGCGCGACCGGCCGGAACCTGATGATGGCGTCGACGGAGGGCGGCACCGAAATCGAGGAGGTCGCCGACGCGACCCCCGAGAAGATCCTGCGCGAAACGATCGATCCGGCGGTCGGCCTGGCCGACTTCCAGGCCCGACGCCTCGCGCTGGCGCTCGGCCTGCAGGGCGACGCGGCGAAGAACGGGATGGCGTTCATGAAGGCGCTCGCGGCGTTCGCCGCGGAGATGGACACCGACCTCGTGGAGATCAACCCCCTCGTCGTCACGGAGGACGACCGGGTGTTGGCGCTCGACGGGAAGATGGGGTTCGACGACAACGCGCTGTTCCGCCACCCCGACGTCGCCGCGCTCCGCGACGAGGACGAGGAGGACCCCGCGGAACGCGAAGCGGGCGCCTACGGCCTGAGTTTCATCAAGCTCGACGGCAGCATCGGGTGCCTCGTGAACGGCGCCGGGCTGGCGATGGCGACGATGGACACCATCCAGCAGGTCGGCGGCGAGCCGGCGAACTTCCTGGACGTCGGGGGCGGCGCGACGACGGAGAACGTCACCGCCGCGTTCAAGATCATCACGCGCGACCCGAACGTCAAGGGGATCTTCGTCAACATCTTCGGAGGCATCATGAAGTGCGACGTCATCGCCGAGGGCGTCGTCGAGGCGGTCCGGCAGGTCGGTCTCGACGTGCCCCTCGTCGTGCGCTTGGAGGGAACGAACGTGGAGCTCGGGAAACGGATCATCGACGCCTCCGACCTGGACGTCGTGAGTGCGGAGGACATGAAGGACGGCGCCCAGAAGATCGTGGAGGCGGCCCGATGAGCGTGCTCGTGGGG
It contains:
- a CDS encoding aminotransferase class V-fold PLP-dependent enzyme: MTRPQQVPFDAVRAAFPAVVRGDTTFLDNASGAQLPERVLDAMNDAMRTLQVNKGGAYPASMRVTDAKEAVRARTAAFLGVHGDADGVAFGANATTLLFLLAEAVADGLEAGDVVIVTGLDHHANVDPWRRLARRGVEVRTWAPDAEGTLHLDDLAALWDARVRVVAMTAASNLIGTYAPVAEVGAWLEGRDARLVVDAVHYAPHRLPDAAAWGADAVAFSPYKVVAPHLGALWIAADWRAELADWGLAFLPAGPLRWEPGTQNHEAIVAFGAALDHLAWIGELAGAAADAPDRARWAAAFAAIQAHETALCGRLLEGLDARGAVRVGRPGVDGRTATVAFTVPWADAADVAARLGRRSIAVTAGHAYAERLARVHLNRPDGVVRASLLHYSDAGDVDRLLTALDEEAAAAQA
- a CDS encoding YheV family putative metal-binding protein; translated protein: MYDAEGEHDGTPCPACGRTGTIRWHFAEGFDELECPACGYRSDDADLMDLTRAALDVLERDDEETAPPPRGDALRA
- a CDS encoding uracil-DNA glycosylase codes for the protein MTLDDVARAATEKPAALHDLSDHVVFGEGPPDADLMIVGEAPGEDEDLSGRPFVGRAGQLLDKILASVDLAREEVYVTNLVKRRPPENRNPSREEIAASAPLLVDQIKVIRPRLIAPLGNVPTRWFLETQEGITTLHGTWHDWNGLRVMPLYHPAYLLRNPSREKGGAKWRMWEAMQTLVAALRTLPDARDPVAIDTAKQPELF
- a CDS encoding DUF1844 domain-containing protein — translated: MADPRFIGLVHSLLSSAQAAVGEPHSPMHRHLERDGVHARRTATRSLGLLELLAEKTAGNLDETERAALHDALTRVREALAAVDPDGATRDGEVELPTILPGIRDE
- the dtd gene encoding D-aminoacyl-tRNA deacylase, producing MQRARDASVAVDGVPVGAIERGLVVLVGVARGDGDEDVAKLAAKLAGLRIFDDDAGRMNLDVAAVGGAVLLVSQFTLQADTRSGTRPGFSPAAPPEAAEPLYAALADALRARGLPVETGRFGAAMEVRLVNEGPVTIWLDTRERMGAPAWT
- a CDS encoding ABA4-like family protein, with protein sequence MDVTFALLNVATLPWWASMLLFPRTPATVRMVTSVWPFVGFAAAYAALLLATLAGGGAPASLEASALARTLASPAGFLTVWAHVLALDLFAGTWIFRDARYYGRLPRVELLLTWFAGPLGLGLYLWRRRTWRGPGGARVVN
- the carA gene encoding glutamine-hydrolyzing carbamoyl-phosphate synthase small subunit; amino-acid sequence: MALLNKPPAVLALEDGTLYRGYAFGVPGDTVGEIVFNTSMTGYQEILTDPSYHGQIVTMTYPHIGNYGVSVYDMESNRPFARGFVVREFSRTASNHRAHQDLQSFMEQHAIVGIEGIDTRALTRRLRTGGVVKGVIHHGAVDDDEAAALVARAAAHEDIDGRDMTPEVTTPLPYARPSFRETPRVVVIDFGIKHSIVYKLEQAGAEVIVVPAQTTPAQIMALDPYGLVLSNGPGDPDGPKYAHDTVWQMLGLVPTYGICMGHQLLGLAVGGTTYKLRHGHHGANTPVKNVVTGEVEITSQNHNYAVDVDTIPGNQFRATHLNLNDGTLEGMAHVRYPVFSVQYHPEASPGPHDANYLFRRFIEEVNAFEGATSLPTGRALAEG
- a CDS encoding HAD family hydrolase is translated as MSDASDGLVLHHVSVHGLIRGHDLELGRDADTGGQTTYVVELARALGRHERVAKVVLFTRLVDDERVSDEYAAPHETLGPGASLVRIRAGGGRYRRKETLWPHLDAFVAGLMRYYRETGETPDLIHGHYADAGFVAKEVAARLGVPLIFTGHSLGRNKRRVLQRAGVDDDAIEARYHVRHRVEVEEDLLRSADRVVASTRHEVEHGYELYEAHQHADYLVLPPGTDVERFYPWTYDVDESIDPGPEIVEARVRMRRELDRFLSDPSKPLILAISRPDKRKNIDGLVDAYGTNKELQSLANLAIFAGVRKDIETMSDNEREVLTDLLLRMDRYDLYGKLALPKRHDPDTDIPVLYRLAAQTRGVFINPALVENFGITLIEASASGLPVVSTDHGGPKEILAHCASGLLVDARDTEAIQRALTSILVDEEAWDRYSRAGVEGVREHYSWRAHVSTYLDAVAPLADAPPEVPWRGAVGRDLLAADALLVSDIDGTLIGGDDDAAALAELTDALAANGVAFAVASGRRLELVEAAIADGLPDPLALVTDVGSDVFYGPERRPDPGYRRRITRDWDADAVRAALLEDGLTPQEDAAQTPRKVSFLLDDPGRLPEVRAALDARGLKARLIASHGAYLDALPERAGKDAAVRWLAETWGFDPKRIVVAGDSGNDEAMLSAKTPAIVVGNHHGELAHLRGRRGIRFARATHAAGVLEGLRALGFVR
- a CDS encoding NTP transferase domain-containing protein, with the translated sequence MIAGASVAVILAAGQGTRMRSERPKVVHEVAGRAMVGHVVRAAHGAGVGDVVVVVGAGEADVRAALAHEDVRFVRQAQPRGTGDALAAARDAVADAVEAGAATFVLNGDGPLVRPETLDDLARVHAGGAAPGAGVTVATAFPSDPSGLGRIVRDADGGVARIVEEADADAATRAVRETNAGTYVLGPDVWPRLAALGADNAQGEVYLTDLAAASVADGAPVRAAPLADPDDAAAANDRRDLARLEAIAQARLARRWMTAGVTFRAPGTTFLHDDVALAPDVVLEPGVVLERGTRVGAGAHVGAGAYLAGCTVAPGARVAPHTVATDATLPA
- the lgt gene encoding prolipoprotein diacylglyceryl transferase, which gives rise to MDPILLELGPLALRWYGLLIVAGVLIGSTWSLREARRRDMNADALLDLAPWLVVAGLVGARLVFVLTSPGPFFGPGGDPASAFAIWQGGISIHGGVIGIALAVFVLGPRRGLRPWSVLDVLTPIGAFGIIGGRIGNVMNGTDTGGRLTEWPIGVAWPERGTETFGAVGRVIFGDDLWAYAPPVCANVPAGEACMVHLTPIYGALVGVALIPLLAWAFRRSRTPGFVFAVFVLGYSLLRSVIEEPFRDNPLFLPVVENASAGVGLFTLTQLVSVPLILVAAYALVRMDPDAGPRRERLTQRAKR
- a CDS encoding DUF456 domain-containing protein, whose translation is MSAAVVLAYAVFAVALLVGLAGVILPVLPGVPLVAVGALAAAWIRGFEVVGVAPLVWVAALAVVAQAVDLIAGAVGAKLGGAGRAGFWGGVVGSLVGLLAFPPLGFLVGALVGAVAAEVLAGRSGRDAVRAGIGAFAGTVGGVVAKALVLVAMAVVMVPALA
- a CDS encoding MogA/MoaB family molybdenum cofactor biosynthesis protein — translated: MYRTVLLTLSDKGAAGEREDTAADAVRAALDGAPFEEVGYELLPDERPRLRARLRLWCDGGDADLVLTIGGTGLAARDRTPEATRDVLDREVPGLAERMRAVGMQATPKAALSRAVVGVRGGTLIVNLPGSVKGARESLEAVLPVLPHALDVLRGEGRGDPGGWHA